The proteins below are encoded in one region of Brevundimonas fontaquae:
- the recA gene encoding recombinase RecA, translating into MASQAALKLVGKDDGDKQRALEAAIAQIDRAFGKGSVMKLGKAGVVAEIDSVSTGSLGLDMALGIGGLPVGRVIEVFGPESSGKTTLALHTVAEVQKKGGVAAFVDAEHALDPVYAQKLGVNLDDLLVSQPDTGEQALEIVDTLVRSGAVDIVVVDSVAALTPRAEIEGEMGDSLPGLQARLMSQALRKLTASISKSKCIVLFINQIRHKIGVMYGSPETTTGGNALKFYASVRLDIRRTGAIKNRDEVVGNTTRVKVVKNKVAPPFREVIFDIMYGEGISKLGEVIDLGVKAGIIEKSGSWFSYDSTRIGQGRENVREFLKQNPDIAASIEKAVRASTNKIADELLGTPEPDEGQDLEG; encoded by the coding sequence ATGGCTTCACAGGCGGCACTCAAATTGGTGGGCAAGGACGACGGCGACAAGCAACGCGCCCTGGAGGCGGCGATCGCGCAGATCGATCGCGCCTTCGGCAAGGGTTCGGTGATGAAACTGGGCAAGGCGGGCGTGGTCGCCGAGATCGACAGCGTCTCGACCGGCTCGCTGGGCCTGGACATGGCGCTGGGCATCGGCGGCCTGCCGGTCGGGCGGGTGATCGAGGTGTTCGGCCCGGAATCCTCGGGCAAGACGACGCTGGCACTGCACACCGTCGCGGAAGTGCAGAAGAAGGGCGGGGTCGCCGCCTTCGTCGACGCCGAACACGCGCTGGACCCGGTCTACGCCCAGAAGCTGGGCGTCAATCTGGATGATCTTCTGGTGTCGCAGCCGGACACTGGCGAGCAGGCGCTGGAGATCGTGGATACGCTGGTCCGGTCGGGCGCCGTGGACATTGTGGTCGTCGACTCCGTCGCAGCCCTGACGCCGCGCGCCGAGATCGAGGGCGAGATGGGCGACAGCCTGCCGGGCCTTCAGGCGCGCCTGATGAGCCAGGCGCTGCGCAAGTTGACGGCCTCGATCTCCAAATCGAAATGCATCGTGCTGTTCATCAACCAGATCCGTCACAAGATCGGCGTCATGTACGGCTCGCCCGAGACGACGACGGGCGGCAATGCGCTGAAGTTCTACGCCTCGGTGCGTCTGGACATCCGCCGCACCGGCGCGATCAAGAACCGCGACGAGGTGGTTGGCAACACCACCCGGGTCAAGGTGGTCAAGAACAAGGTCGCCCCGCCGTTCCGCGAGGTCATCTTCGACATCATGTATGGCGAGGGTATTTCCAAACTGGGCGAGGTCATCGACCTGGGCGTCAAGGCCGGCATCATCGAGAAGTCGGGCAGCTGGTTCAGCTATGACTCCACCCGGATCGGTCAGGGCCGCGAGAATGTGCGCGAGTTCTTGAAGCAGAACCCCGACATTGCGGCCTCGATCGAAAAGGCCGTGCGCGCCTCGACCAACAAGATCGCCGACGAACTGCTGGGCACGCCCGAGCCGGACGAAGGCCAGGATCTGGAAGGCTGA
- the rarD gene encoding EamA family transporter RarD: MTASPSPNAPRAVGTAIACYTLWGLLPLLFMAMAAHGFGAPEILAHRAVWSVFVAGLVLLLAGQWGEARRVLATPRTLAWLALSALLIGTNWSLYVFATTHHATLEASLGYYINPLLNMAAGAVLFREKIDRWSALAIGLAAIGVVIQTIALGHVPIIGLTLAVTFCAYAVIRKRVPASAQTGLFVECLVLLPIGAVFLAWLTTHGQAVGFASPSGLIWALVNGPATVIPLALFAWSARRLPLSTVGFIQFLAPTLQFACGVATGEPLTVLRIVSFVFIWAGAGVFALAAFNRSRAAKRAVALSEPV; the protein is encoded by the coding sequence ATGACCGCCTCCCCCTCTCCCAACGCCCCCCGCGCCGTCGGCACGGCCATCGCCTGCTATACACTGTGGGGGTTGCTGCCGCTGTTGTTCATGGCGATGGCGGCGCACGGCTTCGGCGCGCCCGAAATTCTGGCGCACCGGGCGGTCTGGTCGGTCTTCGTGGCGGGCCTGGTCCTGCTGCTGGCCGGGCAATGGGGCGAGGCGCGCCGGGTGCTGGCAACCCCGCGCACCCTGGCCTGGCTGGCCCTGTCCGCGCTGCTGATCGGCACGAACTGGAGCCTCTACGTCTTCGCCACCACGCATCATGCGACGCTGGAGGCCAGCCTTGGCTATTATATCAATCCCCTGCTCAACATGGCGGCCGGCGCCGTGCTGTTCCGCGAGAAGATCGACCGCTGGAGCGCGCTCGCCATCGGTCTCGCCGCCATCGGGGTCGTGATCCAGACGATCGCCCTGGGCCATGTGCCGATCATCGGCCTGACCCTGGCCGTCACCTTCTGCGCCTATGCGGTGATCCGAAAGCGCGTGCCCGCCTCGGCCCAGACTGGTCTGTTCGTGGAATGTCTGGTGCTGCTGCCCATCGGCGCGGTCTTTTTGGCCTGGCTGACCACCCACGGTCAGGCGGTCGGATTTGCGTCGCCCTCCGGCCTGATCTGGGCGCTGGTGAACGGCCCCGCCACCGTGATCCCGCTGGCGCTGTTCGCCTGGTCGGCACGCCGCCTGCCCCTATCCACGGTCGGTTTCATCCAGTTCCTGGCCCCGACGCTGCAGTTCGCCTGCGGCGTCGCGACCGGCGAGCCGCTGACCGTGCTGAGGATCGTCTCCTTCGTCTTCATCTGGGCCGGCGCCGGCGTCTTCGCCCTGGCCGCCTTCAATCGCAGCCGCGCCGCCAAGCGCGCCGTCGCCCTGTCCGAGCCGGTCTAG
- the atpA gene encoding F0F1 ATP synthase subunit alpha, translating to MDIRAAEISAILKSQIANFGVEADVSDVGSVLSVGDGIARIHGLDNVQAGEMVEFTKAGVKGMALNLERDNVGAVIFGADAAIAEGDDVRRLGEIVDVPVGKGLLGRVVNPLGEPIDGKGPIQFTERRRVDVKAPGIIPRKSVHEPMQTGLKAIDTLIPVGRGQRELIIGDRQVGKTAVAVDTILNQKNVNKTDDESAKLYCIYVAIGQKRSTVAQIVKTLEESGALEYTIVVAATASEPAPLQFLAPFAGTAMGEFFRDNGMHALIVYDDLSKQAVAYRQMSLLLRRPPGREAYPGDVFYLHSRLLERSAKLNEDYGSGSMTALPIIETQANDVSAYIPTNVISITDGQIFLESDLFYQGIRPAVNVGISVSRVGSSAQTKAMKKVAGSIKGELAQYREMAAFAKFGSDLDASTQKLLARGARLTELLKQPQYSPLAMEEQVVSVYAGTRGYIDGIAVGDVGRFEKELLARIHANHASLLEGIRTKKDLTSDLEAELKDILAAFVKTFA from the coding sequence ATGGACATCCGCGCCGCTGAAATCTCGGCCATCCTCAAGTCGCAGATCGCCAACTTCGGCGTCGAAGCCGACGTTTCCGACGTCGGCAGCGTGCTGTCGGTCGGCGACGGCATCGCCCGCATCCACGGTCTGGACAATGTCCAGGCCGGTGAAATGGTCGAGTTCACCAAGGCCGGCGTGAAGGGCATGGCCCTGAACCTCGAGCGCGACAACGTGGGCGCCGTGATCTTCGGCGCCGACGCCGCCATCGCCGAGGGCGACGACGTGCGCCGCCTGGGCGAGATCGTGGACGTTCCGGTTGGCAAGGGTCTGCTGGGCCGCGTCGTCAACCCGCTGGGCGAGCCGATCGACGGCAAGGGTCCGATCCAGTTCACCGAGCGCCGCCGCGTCGACGTCAAGGCGCCCGGCATCATCCCGCGCAAGTCGGTTCACGAGCCGATGCAAACCGGCCTGAAAGCCATCGACACCCTGATCCCCGTCGGCCGCGGCCAGCGCGAGCTGATCATCGGCGACCGTCAGGTCGGCAAGACCGCCGTCGCCGTCGACACCATCCTGAACCAGAAGAACGTCAACAAGACCGACGACGAGAGCGCCAAGCTCTACTGCATCTACGTCGCCATCGGCCAGAAGCGTTCGACCGTCGCCCAGATCGTCAAGACCCTCGAAGAGTCGGGCGCGCTGGAGTACACAATCGTCGTCGCCGCCACGGCGTCGGAACCGGCCCCGCTGCAGTTCCTGGCCCCGTTCGCCGGCACCGCCATGGGCGAGTTCTTCCGCGATAACGGCATGCACGCCCTGATCGTCTATGACGACCTGTCGAAACAGGCTGTGGCCTATCGCCAGATGTCGCTGCTGCTGCGCCGTCCGCCCGGCCGTGAAGCCTATCCCGGCGACGTCTTCTACCTGCACAGCCGCCTGCTGGAGCGTTCGGCCAAGCTGAACGAAGATTACGGTTCGGGCTCGATGACCGCCCTGCCGATCATCGAAACCCAGGCCAACGACGTCTCGGCCTACATCCCCACCAACGTGATCTCGATCACCGATGGCCAGATATTCCTGGAATCGGACCTGTTCTATCAGGGCATCCGTCCGGCCGTGAACGTCGGCATCTCGGTGTCGCGCGTCGGCTCGTCGGCCCAGACCAAGGCGATGAAGAAGGTCGCCGGTTCGATCAAGGGCGAGCTGGCCCAGTATCGTGAGATGGCCGCCTTCGCCAAGTTCGGCTCGGACCTGGACGCCTCGACCCAGAAGCTGCTGGCGCGCGGCGCCCGCCTGACGGAACTGCTGAAGCAGCCGCAGTATTCGCCGCTGGCGATGGAAGAGCAGGTCGTCTCGGTCTACGCCGGCACGCGCGGTTACATCGATGGCATCGCCGTCGGCGACGTGGGCCGCTTCGAGAAGGAACTGCTGGCGCGCATCCATGCGAACCACGCCAGCCTGCTTGAAGGCATCCGCACCAAGAAGGACCTGACCTCGGACCTCGAAGCCGAGCTGAAGGACATCCTGGCCGCCTTCGTCAAGACCTTCGCCTGA
- a CDS encoding F0F1 ATP synthase subunit gamma codes for MASLKEMRNRIGSVKATQKITKAMQMVAAAKLKRAQDQAESARPYAQKMASVIANLAAGVSGADAPKMLSGTGQDQRHLIVVATADKGLAGGFSTNVIRAARERINSLINAGKDVKIIAVGKKSRDQLARLYGDKVVHTFELSDHKTIGLPSAQPVAEMIATAFEEGQADVVTLFYSQFKSVIQQVPTAKQLIPAVVEGDAAPIDLNGAVYEYEPSEEEILETLLPRALTTQILAALYENQAGFFGSQMAAMDNATRNAGDLINALTLQYNRKRQAQITTELIEIIAGAEAL; via the coding sequence ATGGCCAGCCTCAAGGAAATGCGCAATCGGATCGGAAGCGTGAAAGCCACGCAGAAGATCACGAAAGCCATGCAGATGGTCGCCGCGGCCAAGCTGAAGCGCGCCCAGGACCAGGCCGAAAGCGCCCGGCCCTATGCGCAGAAGATGGCCTCGGTCATCGCCAATCTGGCCGCCGGCGTCTCGGGCGCCGACGCGCCCAAGATGCTGTCGGGCACCGGTCAGGACCAGCGTCACCTGATCGTCGTGGCGACGGCGGACAAGGGTCTGGCGGGCGGTTTCTCGACCAACGTCATCCGCGCCGCGCGCGAGCGGATCAACAGCCTGATCAACGCCGGCAAGGACGTGAAGATCATCGCCGTCGGCAAAAAGTCGCGCGATCAGCTGGCGCGTCTATACGGCGACAAGGTGGTCCACACCTTCGAACTGTCGGACCACAAGACGATCGGCCTGCCGTCGGCCCAGCCGGTCGCCGAGATGATCGCCACGGCGTTCGAAGAGGGTCAGGCCGATGTGGTCACCCTGTTCTACAGCCAGTTCAAGTCGGTGATCCAACAGGTCCCGACGGCCAAGCAGCTGATTCCGGCCGTGGTCGAGGGCGACGCGGCCCCGATCGACCTGAACGGCGCGGTCTATGAGTACGAGCCTTCGGAAGAGGAAATCCTGGAAACCCTGCTGCCGCGCGCGCTGACGACCCAGATTCTGGCCGCGCTGTATGAGAACCAAGCCGGCTTCTTCGGCTCGCAAATGGCGGCGATGGACAACGCCACGCGCAATGCGGGCGACCTCATCAACGCCCTGACGCTGCAATACAACCGCAAGCGCCAAGCCCAGATCACCACCGAGCTGATCGAGATCATCGCCGGCGCCGAAGCCCTCTGA
- the atpD gene encoding F0F1 ATP synthase subunit beta, producing the protein MTDTVAPKKPAAKKPAVKKAPVAAIAPGAAVATGKIAQVIGAVVDVEFDGHLPAILNALHTQNIDQKTGEPFTLVLEVAQHLGENMVRAISMDTTEGLTRGQPVTDTGSSIQAPVGPGTLGRIMNVVGQPIDEAGPIATTEYRPIHKEAPSFEEQSTSSEILVTGIKVIDLMCPYTKGGKIGLFGGAGVGKTVTMQELINNIAKAYGGYSVLAGVGERTREGNDLYHEMIESNVNVDPSKNGGSTEGSKCALVYGQMNEPPGARARVALTGLSIAEYFRDEEGKDVLLFVDNIFRFTQAGSEVSALLGRIPSAVGYQPTLATEMGNLQERITSTKKGSITSVQAIYVPADDLTDPAPAASFAHLDATTVLSRDIAAQAIFPAVDPLDSTSRIMDPLVIGDEHYNVARSVQEVLQQYKGLKDIIAILGMDELSEEDKLVVSRARKIQRFLSQPFFVAEQFTNSPGKFVELADTIRSFKGIVAGEYDHLPEAAFYMVGSIEEAVAKAEKMASEA; encoded by the coding sequence ATGACCGACACCGTCGCCCCCAAGAAACCCGCCGCCAAAAAGCCCGCCGTCAAGAAGGCGCCTGTCGCCGCGATCGCGCCCGGCGCGGCCGTCGCCACGGGCAAGATCGCCCAGGTCATCGGCGCCGTCGTCGACGTCGAGTTCGACGGCCACCTGCCGGCGATCCTCAACGCCCTGCACACCCAGAACATCGACCAGAAGACGGGCGAGCCCTTCACCCTGGTTCTGGAAGTCGCCCAGCACTTGGGTGAGAACATGGTCCGCGCCATCTCGATGGACACGACCGAAGGCCTGACGCGCGGCCAGCCCGTGACCGACACCGGCTCGTCGATCCAGGCGCCGGTCGGCCCCGGCACCCTGGGCCGCATCATGAACGTCGTCGGCCAGCCGATCGACGAAGCCGGCCCGATCGCCACCACCGAATACCGCCCGATCCACAAGGAAGCGCCGAGCTTCGAAGAGCAGTCGACCTCGTCGGAAATCCTGGTCACGGGCATCAAGGTCATCGACCTGATGTGCCCCTACACCAAGGGCGGCAAGATCGGCCTGTTCGGCGGCGCCGGCGTGGGCAAGACCGTGACCATGCAGGAGCTGATCAACAACATCGCCAAGGCGTACGGCGGTTATTCGGTTCTGGCCGGCGTGGGCGAGCGCACCCGCGAAGGCAACGATCTGTATCACGAGATGATCGAGTCCAACGTGAACGTGGACCCGTCCAAGAACGGCGGCTCGACCGAGGGCTCCAAGTGCGCCCTGGTGTACGGCCAGATGAACGAGCCCCCCGGCGCCCGCGCTCGCGTCGCCCTGACCGGCCTGTCGATCGCGGAATACTTCCGTGACGAAGAAGGCAAGGACGTGCTGCTGTTCGTCGACAACATCTTCCGCTTCACGCAAGCCGGTTCGGAAGTGTCGGCTCTGCTGGGCCGCATCCCTTCGGCCGTGGGCTATCAGCCGACGCTGGCCACCGAGATGGGCAACCTGCAGGAGCGCATCACTTCGACCAAGAAGGGTTCGATCACCTCGGTCCAGGCCATCTATGTGCCCGCCGACGACCTGACCGACCCGGCGCCCGCCGCCTCGTTCGCCCACTTGGACGCAACGACGGTTTTGAGCCGCGACATCGCCGCCCAGGCCATCTTCCCAGCCGTTGACCCGCTGGACTCGACCTCGCGGATCATGGACCCGCTGGTCATCGGCGACGAACACTACAACGTCGCCCGTTCGGTTCAGGAAGTGCTGCAGCAGTACAAGGGCCTGAAGGACATCATCGCCATCCTGGGCATGGACGAGCTGTCGGAAGAGGACAAGCTGGTCGTCTCGCGCGCCCGCAAGATCCAGCGCTTCCTGTCTCAGCCCTTCTTCGTTGCCGAACAGTTCACCAACTCGCCCGGCAAGTTCGTCGAGCTGGCCGACACGATCCGCTCGTTCAAGGGCATCGTCGCCGGTGAATACGACCACCTGCCGGAAGCCGCCTTCTACATGGTCGGCTCCATCGAAGAGGCCGTCGCCAAGGCCGAGAAGATGGCGTCGGAAGCCTGA
- a CDS encoding serine hydrolase domain-containing protein produces MTDLIDIHGVCAPGYKAVREAFAANFTEAPEGLNEQAARFSVLVEGETVVDLWAGHADTARTTLFTDTTLTSVFSTGKAVMAILMASAVETGQIDYDQTVASLWPEFGAAGKAEVTVAQLMSHQSGLPGFSEAVDPTIWFDVSAVLARLAAQAPMWAPGTASGYHPITVGYLANEVYRRATGRTMGQALRQDFPDLDLWIGLPESEHGRVAQMRKPTAAPSLGTIDPIKQAAFLDRGSAPGGRGSAAWREMEIPSANLHGTALGLAKMLGVVANGGVLDGRSVLSAGMLDQLTRERIHGPDKVLPYTISWAAGLMRNDGLKVFGPNDAFGHYGWGGSMAMADPSRKLSAAYVMTRQSPHLIGDPRPKRLLDALYAAV; encoded by the coding sequence ATGACCGATCTCATCGACATCCACGGCGTTTGCGCACCCGGTTATAAGGCCGTGCGGGAGGCCTTCGCCGCCAACTTCACCGAGGCCCCCGAGGGGCTGAACGAGCAGGCGGCGCGGTTCAGCGTGCTGGTCGAGGGCGAAACGGTCGTCGATCTGTGGGCGGGTCATGCGGATACGGCCAGGACGACGCTGTTTACCGACACGACCCTGACCTCTGTGTTTTCGACCGGCAAGGCGGTGATGGCCATTTTGATGGCGAGCGCGGTCGAGACGGGTCAGATCGACTATGATCAAACGGTGGCCTCGCTGTGGCCCGAGTTCGGCGCGGCGGGCAAGGCGGAGGTCACCGTCGCCCAGTTGATGAGCCACCAGTCGGGGCTGCCGGGCTTTTCCGAGGCGGTCGATCCGACGATCTGGTTCGATGTGTCTGCGGTTCTGGCGCGACTGGCGGCCCAGGCCCCGATGTGGGCGCCGGGCACGGCGTCTGGCTATCACCCGATCACCGTCGGCTATCTGGCCAATGAGGTCTATCGCCGGGCGACCGGGAGGACGATGGGCCAGGCGCTGCGCCAGGACTTCCCCGACTTGGACTTGTGGATCGGCCTACCGGAAAGCGAGCATGGACGGGTGGCGCAGATGCGCAAGCCCACGGCGGCGCCCAGCCTGGGAACCATCGATCCGATCAAACAGGCGGCCTTCCTGGATCGCGGCTCGGCGCCGGGCGGGCGCGGCTCGGCGGCCTGGCGCGAGATGGAGATCCCGTCGGCCAATCTGCACGGCACGGCCTTGGGGCTGGCGAAGATGCTTGGGGTGGTCGCTAATGGCGGCGTGCTGGACGGCCGGTCGGTGCTATCGGCGGGAATGCTGGATCAGCTGACGCGCGAGCGCATCCATGGGCCGGACAAGGTGCTGCCCTATACGATCAGCTGGGCGGCGGGGCTGATGCGCAATGACGGGCTGAAGGTGTTCGGGCCGAACGACGCTTTCGGCCATTACGGCTGGGGCGGGTCGATGGCCATGGCCGATCCGTCGCGGAAGCTGTCGGCGGCCTATGTGATGACGCGCCAGTCGCCGCACCTGATCGGCGACCCCCGCCCCAAGCGTTTGCTGGACGCGCTTTACGCCGCCGTCTAG
- a CDS encoding ATP synthase F1 subunit epsilon yields the protein MAGKLNFSLVSPEREVFSGLVDQVDAPGVEGDFGVLPDHAPFMTALREGLVTVYNNGAKTQYDVHGGFADVNGEGLTILAEQATEVVAA from the coding sequence ATGGCCGGCAAGCTGAACTTCTCCCTCGTCTCGCCGGAACGCGAGGTCTTCTCGGGCCTCGTGGACCAGGTCGATGCACCGGGCGTCGAGGGCGACTTCGGCGTTCTGCCGGATCATGCGCCCTTCATGACCGCCCTGCGCGAGGGTCTGGTGACCGTCTATAACAACGGCGCCAAGACCCAGTACGACGTCCACGGCGGCTTCGCCGACGTGAACGGCGAAGGCCTGACCATCCTGGCCGAACAGGCCACCGAGGTCGTCGCGGCCTGA
- a CDS encoding F0F1 ATP synthase subunit delta encodes MADDFRTTEVGDRYAQALFDLALETGRLDAVRADLKSLKAAWSESADLRRLATSPVIAAPDQAKGLVAIAATAKFEQTTTNFLGLLAQNHRAKDLPAVIAGFEARYAKHAGVVAAEVVSAQPLDAKQVAAITAALSKSLGKAPELTARVDPSILGGLKVKVGSKLFDASLKTKLDQMKFALKRA; translated from the coding sequence GTGGCTGATGATTTCAGAACGACGGAAGTCGGCGATCGCTACGCACAGGCGCTGTTCGACCTGGCGCTGGAAACCGGCCGCCTGGACGCCGTCCGCGCCGACCTGAAGTCGCTGAAGGCGGCCTGGAGCGAAAGCGCCGACCTGCGTCGCCTGGCGACCTCGCCCGTCATCGCTGCGCCCGACCAGGCCAAGGGTCTGGTGGCCATCGCCGCCACGGCCAAGTTCGAGCAGACCACGACCAACTTCCTGGGTCTGCTGGCTCAGAACCATCGCGCCAAGGATCTGCCCGCCGTGATCGCCGGTTTCGAGGCGCGCTACGCGAAACACGCCGGCGTCGTCGCCGCCGAGGTCGTCTCGGCCCAGCCGCTGGACGCCAAACAGGTCGCCGCCATCACCGCCGCCCTGTCGAAGAGCCTGGGCAAGGCCCCGGAACTGACCGCGCGCGTCGATCCGTCGATCCTGGGCGGCCTGAAGGTCAAGGTGGGCTCGAAACTGTTCGACGCCTCGCTGAAGACCAAGCTCGACCAGATGAAGTTCGCCCTCAAGCGCGCGTAA